The DNA window TACGACCTTGACGTGGATTTTACCTGCGAGGCGGGAACGCTCACGGCCATCGTGGGGCCGTCCGGTGCGGGCAAGACCACGCTGATCCGCATCATCGCCGGGCTGGAACGGCCCGATGCCGGGCGGGTCTGTCTGGGCGATACCTGCTGGACCGACACGGACGCGGGCGTGTTCATGCATGCGCGCAAACGTCGGCTCGGGCTGGTCTTTCAGGAATACACGCTGTTTCCGCACCTCAACGTGCGCAAGAACGTGGCCTTTGCCGCCTCGGACCCGGGGCGCGTGGAACAACTCATGACCCTGTTCGGCATCAGCCACCTTGCGGACAAGCGTCCCTCGGCCATTTCCGGGGGCGAACGCCAGCGGGCCGCATTTTGCCAGGCCCTTGCCCGCGACCCCGTGCTTCTGCTGCTGGATGAGCCGTTTTCCGCGCTGGACGCCGGGACCCGGCGCAGCCTGCGCAGCGAATTGCGGGATATCAAGGACGAACTGGACATTCCCGTGCTGCACGTGACGCACGATCTGGAAGAGGCCGAATATCTGGGCGATTCCATTCTGGCCGTGGACCATGGCCGGGTGTCGCCGGATTGGTTCAGCGGCCAGATGTGTTCCTTGCGCA is part of the Pseudodesulfovibrio senegalensis genome and encodes:
- a CDS encoding ATP-binding cassette domain-containing protein, encoding MTAPSILQVAVRKQLDHYDLDVDFTCEAGTLTAIVGPSGAGKTTLIRIIAGLERPDAGRVCLGDTCWTDTDAGVFMHARKRRLGLVFQEYTLFPHLNVRKNVAFAASDPGRVEQLMTLFGISHLADKRPSAISGGERQRAAFCQALARDPVLLLLDEPFSALDAGTRRSLRSELRDIKDELDIPVLHVTHDLEEAEYLGDSILAVDHGRVSPDWFSGQMCSLRSMNTSINQESYI